The Fischerella sp. PCC 9605 genome contains a region encoding:
- the argS gene encoding arginine--tRNA ligase: MNATQELLKEKLQQALVAAFGTEYADVDPMLVTASNPKFGDYQANVALSLAKRLGQQPRAIAQAIVDKLDVSEICKPPEVAGPGFINLKLTTEYLETQLAAVQADSRLGVAKAKTPKREIVDFSSPNIAKEMHVGHLRSTIIGDSIARILEFRGHDVLRLNHVGDWGTQFGMLIAYLREVYPEALTTANALDIGDLVSFYRQAKKRFDEDEAFQETARKEVVRLQAGAEDTLHAWKLLCEQSRAEFQEIYDLLDIKLQERGESFYNPLLPKVVEDLEQTGLLVENQGAKCVFLEGFTNKEGEPLPLIVQKSDGGYNYATTDLAAIRYRIQEDHAKRIIYVTDAGQANHFAQVFQVARKAGWVPDDVEFVHVPFGLVLGEDGKKFKTRSGDTVRLRDLLDEAIARARADLETRLQEEGREETEQFKAHVAKVVGISAVKYADLSQNRTSNYIFSYDKMLSLKGNTAPYMLYAYVRTQGISREGNIDFGQLGADAKILLREDTELTLAKHLLQLDEIVGDVEQDLLPNRLCEYLYQLSDKFNKFYENCPVLKSEEPVRTSRLALCYLTARTLKLGLSLLGIQVLERM, from the coding sequence ATGAACGCTACACAAGAACTATTAAAAGAGAAATTACAGCAGGCTTTGGTTGCAGCCTTTGGCACTGAATACGCCGATGTAGACCCGATGTTGGTGACTGCAAGCAATCCTAAATTTGGTGATTATCAAGCGAATGTGGCTTTATCTTTAGCTAAACGTTTAGGACAACAACCACGAGCGATCGCTCAAGCCATTGTCGATAAACTGGATGTATCGGAAATCTGCAAACCACCGGAAGTGGCTGGCCCTGGCTTTATCAATCTCAAATTGACAACAGAATACTTGGAAACACAACTCGCCGCCGTGCAAGCAGATTCCAGATTGGGAGTTGCTAAGGCAAAAACCCCAAAGCGCGAGATTGTAGATTTTTCCAGTCCGAACATCGCCAAAGAAATGCACGTCGGACACTTGCGATCGACAATTATCGGCGATAGCATCGCCCGGATATTGGAATTTCGGGGACATGATGTACTGCGGTTGAATCACGTTGGTGATTGGGGGACGCAGTTTGGAATGTTAATTGCCTATCTGCGGGAAGTTTACCCAGAAGCCCTCACGACTGCAAATGCTTTAGATATAGGCGATTTAGTCAGCTTTTATCGCCAAGCCAAAAAGCGGTTTGATGAAGATGAAGCTTTTCAAGAGACTGCACGGAAAGAAGTCGTGAGATTACAAGCAGGTGCAGAAGACACACTCCATGCTTGGAAACTGTTGTGCGAACAGTCAAGGGCAGAATTTCAAGAAATTTACGACTTACTAGATATTAAACTGCAAGAGCGTGGCGAATCTTTCTACAACCCCTTATTACCAAAAGTTGTAGAAGATTTAGAACAGACTGGGTTGCTAGTAGAAAACCAAGGAGCAAAATGCGTTTTCTTGGAAGGCTTTACTAACAAAGAAGGTGAACCACTGCCCCTGATTGTGCAAAAATCTGATGGGGGTTATAACTACGCCACTACAGACTTAGCCGCCATACGCTACCGGATTCAAGAAGACCACGCCAAAAGAATAATTTATGTTACAGATGCTGGACAAGCAAATCACTTTGCCCAGGTGTTTCAGGTAGCACGCAAGGCGGGGTGGGTTCCCGATGATGTGGAATTCGTCCACGTTCCCTTTGGTTTGGTGCTGGGTGAAGATGGCAAGAAATTCAAAACCCGTTCTGGGGATACAGTGCGGTTGCGGGATTTGCTGGATGAAGCGATCGCCCGTGCGCGTGCAGACTTAGAAACCAGATTACAAGAAGAAGGGCGGGAAGAAACTGAACAGTTCAAAGCCCATGTTGCGAAAGTAGTTGGCATTAGTGCGGTAAAGTACGCCGATCTCAGTCAAAATCGCACCAGCAACTATATCTTCAGCTACGACAAAATGCTATCGCTCAAAGGCAACACCGCACCCTACATGCTGTACGCTTACGTCCGGACACAAGGAATTAGTCGGGAAGGTAACATTGATTTTGGACAGTTGGGAGCAGATGCCAAAATTCTACTACGTGAAGACACAGAATTAACCTTGGCAAAGCATTTGTTACAGTTGGACGAAATCGTCGGTGATGTTGAGCAAGATTTACTGCCAAATCGGTTATGCGAATACTTGTATCAACTGAGTGATAAGTTTAATAAGTTCTACGAAAACTGCCCTGTTCTCAAATCTGAGGAACCAGTGCGGACATCGCGGCTGGCACTGTGTTATTTAACAGCTCGAACCCTAAAGCTGGGGCTGTCTTTGCTAGGTATTCAGGTGTTGGAGCGGATGTAG
- a CDS encoding PIN domain-containing protein: MNVYIETNFVLELVFQQEQFVSCEQIMQLCEDGHIKLVMPAYSLAEPHEKLSRQAKSRKDLQQVLDTELRQLARTASYTTRINSIQDIASLLVQSNEDERQRFVQYRVRLLKSVEVITLTADILTEAAIYEDPYDLKPQDALVYASVISHLRQHHPQYHVSSIGTQEILTVLILSMN; encoded by the coding sequence GTGAACGTTTACATTGAAACTAACTTTGTTCTGGAACTTGTTTTTCAACAAGAGCAGTTTGTAAGCTGTGAGCAAATTATGCAACTGTGTGAAGATGGGCATATAAAGCTTGTCATGCCAGCATATAGTCTAGCTGAACCACACGAAAAATTGAGTCGTCAAGCCAAGAGTCGTAAGGATCTTCAGCAAGTACTCGACACTGAGTTACGACAGCTTGCACGTACTGCATCCTATACAACTCGCATCAATAGCATTCAAGACATTGCGAGTTTGTTAGTTCAGAGTAATGAGGATGAACGCCAACGCTTTGTGCAGTATCGAGTTCGGCTCTTGAAGAGTGTGGAAGTAATTACACTGACTGCTGATATTCTTACTGAGGCAGCAATATACGAAGATCCATACGATTTGAAACCACAAGATGCTCTTGTTTATGCATCAGTCATTTCTCACCTTCGTCAGCATCACCCTCAGTATCATGTTTCCTCAATCGGAACTCAAGAGATTTTGACAGTCCTGATATTGTCGATGAATTGA
- a CDS encoding DUF2971 domain-containing protein: MYKAHPDFIPPDNENQLIWRYMNISKFYHLIKTQTLYFSAACQFQDRFEGSYTKKTMEYDLMKIRTEPQNLISSSDPREIRALAFEGLKRSVFASCWFMDDSESEAMWKLYLGNKDGIAIKSSYKRLINCFGSDSPDIHVGKIKYLDYVNEAIPGPDFNDIYSFVRPFIYKRSAFKHEQELRAMFHELPEPTEENHYLNLLVDARMKRCSGRPVRVDLNTLIDEVYIPPMSSTSFKDLIELILSSHNLDSVKVKCSILDEDPVSVFRSMSESLGWD; encoded by the coding sequence ATGTATAAAGCTCATCCTGATTTCATCCCGCCAGATAATGAAAACCAACTTATCTGGCGATATATGAATATTTCCAAGTTTTATCATCTGATCAAAACACAGACTTTGTATTTTTCTGCTGCTTGCCAATTTCAAGACCGATTTGAAGGGTCATATACGAAAAAAACAATGGAATATGACTTGATGAAAATTAGAACTGAGCCTCAGAATTTAATCAGTTCTAGTGACCCCAGAGAAATTCGTGCCTTGGCTTTCGAGGGATTAAAAAGGTCGGTATTTGCAAGCTGTTGGTTCATGGATGACTCTGAATCTGAGGCAATGTGGAAACTCTATTTAGGAAATAAAGACGGCATAGCCATTAAATCGAGTTATAAGCGATTAATCAATTGTTTTGGTTCAGATAGTCCTGATATTCATGTAGGGAAAATTAAATATTTAGATTATGTCAACGAAGCAATTCCCGGACCAGATTTTAACGATATTTACTCCTTTGTGAGACCATTTATATACAAGCGATCGGCATTTAAGCACGAACAAGAATTGCGGGCGATGTTTCATGAGTTACCTGAGCCAACAGAAGAAAATCATTATTTGAATCTACTTGTGGATGCTCGAATGAAACGATGCTCTGGAAGACCAGTTCGAGTTGATTTAAACACACTGATTGACGAAGTCTATATCCCTCCAATGAGTTCCACTTCTTTCAAAGATTTAATCGAGTTAATTCTGAGCTCACATAATTTAGATTCTGTGAAAGTGAAGTGTTCAATTTTAGACGAAGATCCAGTATCAGTTTTTAGATCTATGAGCGAAAGTTTAGGTTGGGATTAG
- the cysS gene encoding cysteine--tRNA ligase: MTLTVYNTLTRRQEPLETIEPGKVKMYCCGVTVYDYCHLGHARSYIVWDSIRRYLQWRGYQVRYIQNFTDIDDKILNRARELGTTMEAVANRFIDAYFEDIRRLNVMDADEYPRATEHIPEIRAMIKALEAKDYAYAAGGDVYYRVERFPTYGKLSGRDLEQMQAGASGRVDLENSEGRKQHPFDFALWKAAKPGEPAWDSPWGKGRPGWHIECSAMIRSQLGETIDIHGGGGDLIFPHHENEIAQSEAAIKKPLARYWMHNGMVMVDGKKMSKSLGNFTTIRELLARPVDPMAVRYFVLQAHYRKPLDFTDEAIATAESSWKTLKEGLLFGYQHGEKLGFTNNGNQLDQEIIKRFEESGDDDFNFSVSLAVLFELAKELRREGNLLVHEGKTETPPEELFKQWQTLVTLARVLGLEATVEEEVSQCGITDAEIEELIQKRQEARRTRNFAEADRIRNELQTQGITLIDSREGTRWHRN; encoded by the coding sequence ATGACCCTAACCGTTTACAATACCCTCACTCGTCGCCAAGAACCGTTGGAAACAATCGAACCAGGAAAAGTTAAGATGTATTGCTGCGGCGTGACGGTATATGACTACTGCCATTTGGGTCATGCCCGTTCATACATTGTTTGGGACTCCATACGTCGTTACCTGCAATGGCGCGGTTATCAGGTGCGCTACATACAGAATTTTACTGATATTGACGACAAGATCCTCAACCGTGCGAGAGAACTAGGTACAACGATGGAAGCAGTGGCAAATCGCTTCATCGATGCTTATTTTGAAGATATCCGGCGCTTAAACGTCATGGATGCTGATGAATATCCCCGGGCAACGGAACATATCCCAGAAATCCGGGCAATGATTAAAGCCTTAGAAGCAAAAGATTACGCCTACGCTGCTGGTGGTGATGTCTATTACAGAGTGGAGCGTTTCCCCACTTACGGCAAGCTATCGGGACGAGATCTGGAACAAATGCAGGCAGGTGCTAGCGGTAGGGTAGACCTAGAAAATTCGGAAGGTAGAAAACAACACCCCTTTGACTTTGCCCTATGGAAAGCTGCTAAACCGGGAGAACCTGCTTGGGACTCACCTTGGGGTAAAGGTCGTCCTGGTTGGCATATTGAATGTTCGGCGATGATTCGATCGCAACTTGGTGAAACAATTGATATTCATGGTGGCGGAGGAGATTTGATATTTCCCCATCACGAGAATGAAATTGCCCAATCGGAAGCCGCCATCAAAAAACCGCTAGCACGCTACTGGATGCATAACGGTATGGTGATGGTAGATGGTAAGAAAATGTCCAAGTCCTTGGGTAACTTTACTACCATTCGCGAACTGTTGGCTCGCCCGGTCGATCCGATGGCAGTGCGGTACTTTGTACTGCAAGCCCATTATCGCAAACCACTTGATTTTACAGATGAAGCGATCGCCACTGCTGAAAGTAGCTGGAAAACCCTTAAAGAAGGATTACTCTTTGGCTATCAGCACGGCGAAAAACTTGGTTTCACCAATAACGGAAATCAGCTAGATCAAGAAATCATCAAACGATTTGAAGAATCGGGAGACGATGACTTTAACTTCTCTGTTAGCTTAGCAGTGCTATTTGAATTAGCCAAAGAACTGCGCCGCGAGGGAAATCTCCTAGTGCATGAAGGCAAAACCGAAACGCCACCAGAAGAGTTATTCAAACAATGGCAGACTCTCGTCACGTTGGCAAGAGTTTTAGGTTTGGAAGCCACGGTTGAAGAGGAAGTGTCCCAGTGTGGTATCACTGATGCGGAAATTGAGGAGTTAATTCAAAAACGGCAAGAAGCGAGAAGAACTAGGAATTTTGCCGAAGCAGATCGCATCCGCAATGAATTGCAAACCCAAGGCATTACTTTAATAGATAGCCGTGAAGGTACTCGCTGGCATCGGAATTGA
- a CDS encoding CobW family GTP-binding protein — translation MQAVTSESHSMDAAKQGLPVTIITGFLGSGKTTLLNHILTNQQGLKTAVLVNEFGEIGIDNELIISADDNNMVELSNGCICCTINNDLVDAVYKVLERQENIDYLVVETTGLADPLPVALTFLGTELRDLTRLDSIITVVDAANYSLDLFNSQAAYSQIAYGDVILLNKTDLVSEEELQTLETKIREVKEGARIIRTKQAQVPLPLILSVGLFESDKYFDTVEAHDREHHHHDHDDNHDHSECGHDHHDHDHDHDHEHHHHHHSDHLENDGFTSLSFESDKPFAIRKFQYFLDNQLPDNIFRAKGIMWFDESPKRHIFHLCGKRFTLDDDEWKGEKKNQLVLIGQNLDREQLQEQLENCLCIPSTSRGKGFGK, via the coding sequence ATGCAAGCAGTTACCTCTGAATCTCATTCAATGGATGCCGCAAAACAAGGACTACCAGTAACAATTATTACTGGTTTTCTCGGTAGTGGAAAGACAACTTTACTCAATCATATCCTGACCAATCAGCAGGGTTTGAAAACCGCTGTTTTAGTAAATGAATTTGGTGAAATTGGCATCGATAACGAGTTAATTATCTCTGCTGACGATAATAATATGGTGGAGTTAAGTAACGGCTGTATCTGCTGTACCATTAATAATGATTTGGTCGATGCCGTTTACAAAGTTTTAGAACGCCAAGAAAATATCGATTATCTAGTTGTAGAAACAACTGGGCTTGCAGACCCGCTACCAGTTGCTCTCACATTTCTTGGCACGGAATTGCGAGATTTAACTCGTTTGGATTCAATTATTACTGTTGTAGATGCGGCAAATTACAGCCTGGATTTATTTAATTCTCAGGCTGCTTACAGTCAAATTGCCTATGGTGATGTAATTCTGCTGAATAAGACAGATTTAGTTTCTGAGGAAGAATTGCAAACTCTGGAAACCAAAATTAGGGAAGTTAAGGAAGGAGCGAGAATTATTCGCACCAAGCAGGCACAAGTGCCATTACCTTTAATTCTTAGCGTTGGTCTGTTTGAATCAGACAAATATTTTGATACTGTCGAAGCGCACGATCGTGAACATCACCATCATGACCATGACGACAATCATGACCACTCTGAATGCGGTCATGACCATCACGATCATGACCACGACCATGACCATGAACACCATCACCATCATCATTCCGATCACCTAGAAAATGATGGCTTTACCTCACTATCTTTTGAAAGTGATAAACCTTTTGCAATCAGGAAATTTCAGTATTTCTTAGATAACCAACTCCCTGATAACATTTTCCGTGCCAAGGGAATTATGTGGTTTGATGAAAGTCCCAAACGGCATATTTTCCACCTTTGCGGCAAGCGCTTTACTTTGGATGATGATGAGTGGAAAGGTGAGAAGAAAAATCAGTTGGTGCTGATTGGGCAAAATTTAGATCGCGAACAATTGCAAGAACAACTAGAAAACTGCCTGTGTATTCCTTCCACTTCTCGTGGCAAAGGATTTGGAAAATGA
- the dtd gene encoding D-aminoacyl-tRNA deacylase: MRIVVQRVKSSQVTVNGEIVGKIGRGLNLLVGIAETDTDAELDWMVRKCLELRLFPDQEGGDRWQKSVQEFGGELLVVSQFTLYGNCRKGRRPSFDRSAAPQTAEDLYNRFVAKLRESGLKVETGKFGALMQVSIENDGPVTLLLEKEAS, translated from the coding sequence ATGCGTATTGTTGTCCAACGGGTTAAATCATCTCAAGTCACAGTGAACGGTGAAATTGTCGGCAAAATTGGACGAGGACTAAACTTACTCGTAGGTATTGCTGAGACAGATACTGATGCCGAACTTGACTGGATGGTACGTAAATGTTTGGAATTGCGGCTGTTTCCCGATCAAGAAGGTGGCGACAGGTGGCAAAAATCTGTACAAGAATTTGGCGGTGAGTTGCTGGTAGTAAGCCAGTTCACGCTTTACGGCAACTGTCGCAAAGGTCGCCGTCCTTCTTTTGACCGTTCAGCAGCCCCTCAAACAGCCGAAGATTTATATAACCGTTTTGTTGCTAAGTTACGTGAGAGTGGTTTAAAAGTGGAAACTGGTAAATTTGGAGCGCTGATGCAAGTTTCAATCGAAAATGATGGCCCCGTGACTTTACTACTAGAAAAAGAAGCAAGCTAA
- the psb28 gene encoding photosystem II reaction center protein Psb28, with protein sequence MAKIQFSRGIDEEVIPEVRLTRSRSGESGTATFIFQNPKALDVGNTEDITGMYMIDEEGEIITREVKGRFINGKPEALEAVYLMKSKDEWDRFMRFMQRYAEENGLGFNKS encoded by the coding sequence ATGGCAAAAATCCAGTTTTCAAGGGGTATCGACGAAGAAGTAATTCCAGAAGTGCGCTTGACGCGATCGCGCAGTGGTGAAAGTGGCACTGCAACGTTTATTTTTCAAAATCCAAAAGCATTGGATGTTGGCAATACCGAAGACATCACTGGCATGTACATGATTGATGAAGAAGGGGAAATAATCACCCGCGAAGTCAAAGGTAGATTTATCAACGGTAAACCAGAAGCGTTGGAAGCAGTTTACCTGATGAAATCCAAAGATGAATGGGATCGCTTTATGCGATTTATGCAGCGCTATGCAGAAGAAAATGGCTTGGGATTCAATAAATCTTAA
- a CDS encoding MogA/MoaB family molybdenum cofactor biosynthesis protein codes for MTAIHQPHPDQPGITVTCAVVTVSDTRSQETDKSGQLIQQLLRDANHAVGAYTIIKDEPTQIQGQLELLGKTSNLDAVIFNGGTGIAPRDTTYDAIEKLLEKTLPGFGELFRFLSYQEIGSRVIASRAVAGIYQSKLIFSLPGSSNAVRLAMEKLILPELTHLVNLLRQ; via the coding sequence ATGACTGCAATTCACCAACCCCACCCCGATCAACCAGGAATAACGGTAACTTGTGCTGTTGTTACCGTTAGCGATACACGTTCCCAAGAAACAGATAAAAGTGGTCAATTAATTCAGCAATTACTCCGTGATGCCAATCATGCAGTCGGAGCCTATACGATTATTAAAGATGAACCAACCCAAATTCAAGGGCAGTTAGAACTACTGGGTAAAACTTCCAATTTGGATGCTGTGATTTTTAATGGCGGTACTGGCATCGCGCCAAGAGATACTACCTACGATGCTATAGAAAAATTGCTAGAAAAGACTTTGCCTGGGTTTGGTGAGTTGTTTCGATTTTTAAGCTATCAAGAAATTGGTTCGCGGGTGATCGCATCTCGCGCTGTTGCTGGTATTTATCAAAGTAAACTCATCTTTTCTCTACCTGGTTCCAGCAACGCCGTGCGCTTGGCAATGGAAAAACTAATCCTGCCAGAACTAACTCACCTAGTTAATTTATTGCGTCAATAG
- the ilvC gene encoding ketol-acid reductoisomerase → MARMYYDADANLDLLAGKTIAIIGYGSQGHAHALNLKDSGMNVIVGLYPGSKSAAKAQAAGLTVKSVADAAKAADLLMILLPDEVQKTVYKNEIEPQLEEGNVLAFAHGFNIHFGQIVPPPDVDAIMVAPKGPGHLVRRTYEEGQGVPCLFAVFQDATGQARDRAMAYAKGIGGTRAGILETTFREETETDLFGEQAVLCGGLSALIKAGFETLVEAGYQPELAYFECLHEVKLIVDLIVEGGLAKMRDSISNTAEYGDYTRGPRIVNEQTKAEMRKILSEIQTGQFAREFVLENQAGKPGFTAMRRKEAEHSIEEIGKDLRAMFSWMKKD, encoded by the coding sequence ATGGCTCGGATGTATTACGACGCAGATGCAAATTTAGACCTTTTAGCCGGAAAAACGATCGCCATCATCGGTTATGGTTCCCAAGGTCATGCCCACGCCCTGAATCTTAAGGATAGTGGCATGAACGTTATTGTCGGATTATATCCGGGCAGTAAGTCAGCAGCTAAAGCCCAAGCCGCTGGGTTAACTGTCAAGAGTGTGGCAGATGCAGCCAAAGCTGCCGATTTGCTGATGATTTTGTTACCTGATGAGGTACAAAAAACAGTTTACAAAAACGAAATTGAACCCCAGCTAGAAGAAGGGAATGTATTAGCTTTTGCCCACGGGTTCAATATTCACTTTGGTCAAATCGTGCCACCACCTGACGTAGACGCGATCATGGTAGCACCCAAAGGGCCCGGACATTTAGTACGGCGGACTTACGAAGAAGGACAAGGAGTACCTTGCTTATTTGCAGTTTTTCAGGATGCTACCGGACAAGCACGCGATCGGGCCATGGCTTATGCTAAAGGTATCGGTGGAACCCGTGCTGGCATTCTCGAAACCACTTTCCGCGAAGAAACCGAAACCGACTTATTCGGCGAACAGGCAGTATTGTGTGGTGGTTTAAGTGCCTTAATTAAAGCTGGATTTGAAACTCTGGTAGAAGCTGGTTATCAGCCAGAATTAGCTTATTTTGAATGTCTCCACGAAGTCAAACTGATTGTTGACTTAATTGTGGAAGGTGGACTCGCTAAAATGCGCGATAGTATTTCCAACACTGCTGAATATGGTGACTACACTCGTGGCCCTCGGATTGTCAACGAACAAACTAAAGCAGAAATGCGGAAGATTCTCAGCGAGATTCAAACTGGACAATTTGCGCGGGAGTTTGTTCTAGAAAACCAAGCAGGCAAACCTGGATTTACCGCCATGCGTCGTAAAGAAGCCGAACACTCAATTGAGGAAATCGGTAAAGACTTACGCGCTATGTTTAGCTGGATGAAGAAGGATTAG
- a CDS encoding aldo/keto reductase produces the protein MDKKQLGKTGVDVSAIGLGGMPMSLSNRPSESRSLNVIHRALKLGITFIDTADSYCKDESDKHHNEQLIHKALQTYDGDASKVIVATKGGLMRPNGNWTRNGNPKHLRETIRISFEALGGNKPIDVWQYHAPDPDYTIEESLTPAKEAQQAGIVRFVGVSNFSVEQIQRARDVIDIVSVQNQYNPWYRQPEFDGVLEYCETEGLTFLPWSPFGGSRRHENLQDISIIAQLAKQKGVSVYCIVLVWLRSKSPCILPIPGASKISSIEDSVRALDVKLSDEEVQRIDRETVP, from the coding sequence ATGGATAAAAAACAACTAGGAAAAACAGGTGTTGATGTTAGTGCCATCGGTTTAGGAGGTATGCCGATGTCGTTAAGCAACCGCCCCTCAGAGTCGCGATCGCTTAACGTTATTCATCGCGCTTTGAAATTAGGAATCACTTTCATAGACACCGCTGATTCTTACTGCAAAGATGAATCAGATAAGCACCACAACGAGCAATTGATTCATAAAGCCTTGCAAACTTACGATGGCGATGCAAGCAAAGTGATTGTCGCAACCAAGGGTGGCTTGATGCGTCCCAATGGTAACTGGACACGTAATGGCAACCCAAAACACTTACGTGAGACTATTCGCATCAGCTTTGAGGCTTTAGGTGGTAATAAACCTATTGATGTATGGCAATATCACGCACCAGATCCTGACTATACCATTGAGGAATCCCTAACACCAGCCAAAGAAGCACAACAAGCGGGGATCGTTCGTTTTGTGGGAGTTTCTAACTTTTCTGTGGAACAAATTCAAAGGGCACGGGATGTAATTGATATCGTCTCGGTGCAAAACCAATACAATCCTTGGTATCGCCAGCCCGAGTTTGATGGCGTACTGGAATATTGTGAGACTGAAGGTTTGACTTTTTTGCCTTGGAGTCCTTTTGGTGGTAGTCGTCGCCATGAGAATTTGCAAGATATCTCGATTATTGCCCAGTTAGCAAAACAAAAAGGCGTATCAGTGTACTGTATTGTATTAGTTTGGTTGCGTTCCAAGTCACCATGTATCTTGCCGATTCCCGGTGCTAGCAAAATTTCTAGCATTGAAGATTCTGTACGTGCCCTCGATGTGAAATTATCTGATGAGGAAGTCCAAAGAATTGATCGAGAAACGGTACCATAA
- a CDS encoding IS701 family transposase, with protein MAHPREAVPTVTFVDNYCATYQHLFPEVRSFEFFKWLHLGLISDIPRKTLPAIAQYLGLSNHQSLLHFLTESPWQVEELRNQRLSIIRQVLEGRSFTLIIDDSGDKKKGKTTDYVDRQYIGNLGTVENGIVSVNAYAFVDGLIFPLIFKIFKPLKRLKPQDIFKTKPQLAAEIIQELQERGFKFDLVLADTVYEECDSLISVLNQFQLNFIVAIRSNYGFWLAPSQRLRYTRWKKFHRLFSKGKTEESYIREIIFGKHRQTRYWQVTTDRENFSDNFTLFLMSNLPASIPSAVRNPYGLITWLEYGCKHSKNYIGWSDFRVTNYEQIERWWEVVCSTYLMLSLQFHVFQQKSNQAITSQNTELIA; from the coding sequence ATGGCACACCCCAGGGAAGCAGTTCCTACCGTCACTTTTGTTGATAACTATTGTGCAACTTACCAGCACCTTTTCCCAGAAGTCAGAAGCTTTGAATTCTTCAAATGGCTGCATTTGGGTCTAATTTCTGATATTCCTCGTAAAACACTGCCTGCAATTGCCCAATATCTAGGTTTAAGCAACCATCAATCTTTACTTCATTTTTTGACTGAATCACCTTGGCAAGTAGAAGAACTGAGAAATCAGAGATTATCTATTATTCGTCAGGTGTTAGAAGGAAGAAGTTTTACTTTGATCATTGATGATAGTGGAGATAAAAAGAAAGGTAAAACTACCGATTATGTAGACAGACAATATATTGGCAATTTAGGCACAGTCGAAAATGGAATTGTTTCAGTCAATGCCTATGCTTTTGTAGACGGTCTGATTTTTCCCTTAATTTTTAAAATTTTCAAACCTTTAAAAAGACTGAAACCGCAAGACATCTTTAAAACAAAACCTCAATTAGCTGCCGAGATAATTCAAGAACTACAAGAGAGAGGGTTCAAATTTGACTTGGTATTAGCAGATACTGTGTATGAAGAATGCGATTCTTTGATTAGTGTCCTCAATCAATTTCAACTCAATTTCATCGTTGCGATTAGAAGTAATTATGGTTTTTGGCTAGCTCCGAGTCAGAGACTTAGGTACACCAGATGGAAGAAATTCCACAGGCTGTTCTCTAAAGGCAAGACCGAAGAAAGCTACATTCGTGAAATTATCTTCGGAAAGCATCGACAAACCCGCTATTGGCAAGTTACCACTGACCGAGAAAATTTTTCTGACAACTTTACTTTGTTCCTAATGAGTAATTTACCAGCATCTATTCCTTCAGCAGTACGTAATCCTTATGGATTAATAACTTGGTTAGAGTACGGCTGTAAGCACAGTAAAAATTACATAGGTTGGTCTGATTTCCGCGTCACTAATTACGAACAAATAGAACGTTGGTGGGAGGTAGTATGTAGTACTTACTTAATGCTTAGTTTACAATTTCATGTCTTCCAGCAAAAATCAAATCAAGCCATTACAAGCCAAAACACCGAACTTATCGCTTAA
- a CDS encoding DUF4359 domain-containing protein: MKASLRSRQGISKSLFTLIAIAGVASVMSFTNPNNNAYVDYAANRLTSEIQNAVCKGPQLPQGQLWEGVSKLTATTCKSGLATGLAFQSSNIKDVITQSTERQNFFIFSIYTTKVPGYNFRTIGAFGNFLTFQK; the protein is encoded by the coding sequence ATGAAGGCATCATTGCGAAGTCGTCAAGGTATAAGTAAAAGCCTATTCACACTGATAGCGATCGCTGGTGTTGCAAGTGTAATGTCCTTTACCAACCCTAATAACAATGCCTATGTTGACTATGCCGCAAACCGACTTACCAGCGAGATTCAAAATGCTGTTTGTAAAGGGCCACAGTTGCCACAAGGACAGTTGTGGGAGGGTGTTAGCAAACTGACAGCCACTACCTGCAAATCTGGACTGGCAACAGGACTGGCTTTTCAAAGTAGTAATATCAAAGACGTTATTACTCAATCAACCGAGCGCCAGAACTTTTTCATTTTCAGTATCTATACTACAAAAGTCCCTGGATATAACTTTAGAACGATAGGCGCATTTGGTAATTTCCTGACGTTTCAAAAATAG